The following are encoded in a window of Nitrospirota bacterium genomic DNA:
- a CDS encoding DUF3365 domain-containing protein produces MTFSSKFLRGALILVFGLGCGAVGPSHAASEGTAVSLPVELVADYVHAVIEADREVYTKHVVERMQTKGVVVASENWEQKNTLPLPAQFLMESGRVMARKGVGIQYRLISLWPINKKNAAASEFEKTGLGTVLTHPAKPHTGFVKEGGARYFQAVYPDLAVTQACIGCHNAHPDSPKRDFKINDVMGAIVISIPVK; encoded by the coding sequence ATGACATTCTCCAGCAAGTTCCTACGGGGAGCTCTCATCCTGGTGTTCGGATTAGGCTGCGGCGCAGTCGGGCCGAGCCATGCAGCGTCGGAAGGGACCGCTGTCAGTCTGCCCGTCGAACTGGTGGCGGACTATGTGCACGCCGTGATTGAAGCGGACCGTGAGGTCTACACCAAGCACGTCGTGGAACGGATGCAGACCAAAGGCGTGGTCGTGGCCTCGGAGAACTGGGAGCAGAAGAATACGCTGCCGCTCCCGGCTCAATTCCTGATGGAGTCGGGCCGCGTCATGGCCAGAAAAGGCGTCGGCATCCAATATCGATTGATCAGCCTCTGGCCGATCAACAAGAAGAATGCCGCCGCCAGTGAGTTCGAGAAGACAGGCCTGGGCACGGTCCTCACTCATCCGGCTAAACCCCATACCGGTTTTGTGAAGGAAGGAGGAGCCCGTTATTTCCAGGCCGTCTATCCGGATCTTGCGGTAACCCAGGCTTGCATCGGCTGCCATAATGCCCATCCGGACAGCCCCAAACGGGACTTCAAGATCAATGATGTCATGGGAGCAATTGTGATCAGTATTCCTGTGAAATAA